Genomic window (Salvelinus alpinus chromosome 13, SLU_Salpinus.1, whole genome shotgun sequence):
AAGGTGGTTTCTGATTCGCCCGTTGAACAGGATGTGGGTGGAGCCCCCTGCCAAAGCAGCCAACCAACAAATGCCGTGACCGGATGTAAAAGCGAAACCCCCGCCCCTCCTCCTGAAGTCAACAGCCAATCAGACGCCCAGACTGACTACTCCCTGCGGTGCCCCAAGTTCCAGCTGGCTTGTGGGAAGGACAGTGTGTCTCTGGAGGTCTGCAGCCCAGAAACAGCCCTTGATTCCCCAGTGGTCACTGAGGAGGGCTGCCCTCTGTCTCAGTCCCGGTCCTGTCTACCTTGCTCCTGTAGTGGGGGCTGTAAGGAGGGTCCTGCAGTGgagatctctggagagaactcCTCCCATTGCGTACAGACTAACCAGGCAGGACATGGAGAGgttgaggagaggaaaggagaggaggatggggaaaagagagaggcagacGGGGAGAACGTAGACAAGCAcgagagggtaggagaggtggaagagaggaggagagaagcagAGGAGGCTTCTGGAGTCAGCTGCCTTAGATCTCCCCTCATGGAGGTTTCCAGTGTCAGCTGTGAACGGAGCCCACGGTTGGATGAGGGGACAGTGGGTACTGCATCACACCGATGCCCCCTTGAGGAACCTGGGCTTGGTCATCAGAGCCCTGGAGGTGTGGAGGAAGGAGGTTGTGTTCTAGGTGGTAGAGGGCACCATGACGGGTTAGATCCAGCTGTCTCCATCACCAGTCAGCCAAAGACAGAACAGGAGCAgggaaggagaggacagggagaggaagagaggagagagagcggatGGGAAGAGAGGAGCAGCATGGAGACGGAGGTGGCTGAACACTTGGCCCATGGTCTTTGGtcagacctctcctctcctcctccttccctcctccaggACTCGCTACCTGAGACTGGGCCTGAGACTGGGCCTGAGACTGGGCCTGAGAACATCCTGGGCAGCAGCTCCACCTTGAACCCCCGGAGCATGAGCCCCAAGTTGGACTGGCTGTACCTCACCTCCAGCACCGGGGACTGTCCTTTCCTCCAGGGCCTggacagagggatggacagagggatggaCATGGGAATGGACAGTGggacagacagggagatggacagagggacagggtcaGGGGACGCCCAGCTGCCGGGCTGTGAGGGGTCATCCCAGTCAGAGAAGAGTCCCTGTGTGTCCTCTCTGAGCTCTGGGGATGATGGAGACTCAGATGGCTTCGATACGGAGGGAGACAGTGAGTCCTGTTCCTACAGCCAGAAGGCTAGGAAGGTGAGTTAtactgggagagaaggagagagagtcctGCTCCTACAGCCAGAGGACCAGGGAGGTAATACTGGGAGAGAGAGTCCTGCTCCTATAGCCAGAGGACCAGGGAGATACTACTGGGGGAGAGAGTCCTGCTCCTATAGCCAGAGGACCAGGGAGGTAATACTGGGAGAGAGAGTCCTGCTCCTATAGCCAGAGGACCAGGGAGGTAATACTGGGAGAGAGAGTCCTGCTCCTATAGCCAGAGGACCAGGGAGATACTACTGGGGGAGAGAGTCCTGCTCCTATAGCCAGAGGACCAGGGAGGTAATACTGGGAGAGTGAGTCCTGCTCCTACAGCCAGAGGACCAGGGAGATACTACTGGGAGAGTGAGTCCTGCTCCTATAGCCAGAGGACCAGGGAGGTAATACTGGGAGAGTGAGTCCTGCTCCTACAGCCAGAGGACCAGGGAGGTAATACTGGGAGAGTGAGTCCTGCTCCTACAGCCAGAGGACCAGGGAGGTAATACTGGGAGAGTGAGTCCTGCTCCTACAGCCAGAGGACCAGGGAGGTAATACTGGGAGAGAGAGTCCTGCTCCTACAGCCAGAGGACCAGGGAGGTAatactgggagagagggagggagagtcctGCTCCTACAGCCAGAGGACCAGGGAGGTAATACTGGGAGAGAGAGTCCTGCTCCTACAGCcagaggaccagggaggtattACTGGGAGAGTGAGTCCTGCTCCTACAGCCAGAGGACCAGGGAGGTAATACTGGGAGAGAGAGTCCTGCTCCTATAGCCAGAGGACCAGGGAGGTAATACTGGGAGAGTGAGTCCTGCTCCTACAGCCAGAGGACCAGGGAGGTAATACTGGGAGAGAGAGTCCTGCTCCTACAGCcagaggaccagggaggtattACTGGGAGAGTGAGTCCTGCTCCTACAGCCAGAGGACCAGGGAGGTAATACTGGGAGAGAGAGTCCTGCTCCTACAGCCAGAGGACCAGGGAGGTAatactgggagagagggagggagagtcctGCTCCTACAGCcagaggaccagggaggtattactgggagagagggagggagagtcctCCCTGGTCCTCTGGCTGTAGGAgcaggactctctctctctctctacctgtagcCTGGCCTTGACCAGCTGAATCAGACACGCTAACACCCTcagtttctcttctctctctctacctgtagcCTGGCCTTGACCAGCTGAATCAGACATGCTAACACCCTcagtttctcttctctctctctacctgtagcCTGGCCTTGACCAGCTGAATCAGACACGCTAACACCCTcagtttctcttctctctctctacctgtagcCTGGCCTTGACCAGCTGAATCAGACACGCTAACACCCTCAGTTtctcttctctacctctacctgtaGCCTGGCCTTGACCAGCTGAATCAGACACGCTAACACCCTCAGTTtctcttctctacctctacctgtaGCCTGGCCTTGACCAGCTGAATCAGACACGCTAACACCCTCAGTTtctcttctctacctctacctgtaGCCTGGCCTTGACCAGCTGAATCAGACACGCTAACACCCTCAGTTtctcttctctacctctacctgtaGCCTGGCCTTGACCAGCTGAATCAGACACGCTAACACCCTCAGTTtctcttctctacctctacctgtaGCCTGGCCTTGACCAGCTGAATCAGACATGCTAACACCCTcagtttctcttctctctctctacctgtagcCTGGCCTTGACCAGCTGAATCAGACACGCTAACACCCTCAGTTtctcttctctacctctacctgtaGCCTGGCCTTGACCAGCTGAATCAGACACGCTAACACCCTCAGTTtctcttctctacctctacctgtaGCCTGGCCTTGACCAGCTGAATCAGACACGCTAACACCCTCAGTTtctcttctctacctctacctgtaGCCTGGCCTTGACCAGCTGAATCAGACACGCTAACACCCTCAGTTtctcttctctacctctacctgtaGCCTGGCCTTGACCAGCTGAATCAGACACGCTAACACCCTCAGTTtctcttctctacctctacctgtaGCCTGGCCTTGACCAGCTGAATCAGACACGCTAACACCCTCAGTTtctcttctctacctctacctgtaGCCTGGCCTTGACCAGCTGAATCAGACACGCTAACACCCTcagtttctcttctctctctctacctgtagcCTGGCCTTGACCAGCTGAATCAGACACGGTAACACCCTCAGTTtctcttctctacctctacctgtaGCCTGGCCTTGACCAGCTGAATCAGACACGCTAACACCCTCAGTTtctcttctctacctctacctgtaGCCTGGCCTTGACCAGCTGAATCAGACACGCTAACACCCTCAGTTtctcttctctacctctacctgtaGCCTGGCCTTGACCAGCTGAATCAGACACGCTAACACCCTCAGTTtctcttctctacctctacctgtaACCTGGCCTGTTGCTTTTAGATGTTtaacactacagtactactagatGGGGTGTGTACCTATAGATGTACAGTATATGGTCAAACGTATCGATCCAATCCAGACCGGTCTTgatccgtctctctctgt
Coding sequences:
- the LOC139537960 gene encoding transcription regulator protein BACH1-like; this encodes MSVSMSSLESPRSSQFTFESSVHSCHVLRCLDDQRRRDLLCDITVVVEGRSFRAHRSVLASCSKYFTHRVSSHAGPGLVITLPQEVTASGFEPLLQFAYTSKLLFSKATVMEIRHCASILGFRDLDSACFDFLLPKFFSSSRASFQRKTCCKTRCRRQSPRAELSDIDTNKDVLEDDKGVKVVSDSPVEQDVGGAPCQSSQPTNAVTGCKSETPAPPPEVNSQSDAQTDYSLRCPKFQLACGKDSVSLEVCSPETALDSPVVTEEGCPLSQSRSCLPCSCSGGCKEGPAVEISGENSSHCVQTNQAGHGEVEERKGEEDGEKREADGENVDKHERVGEVEERRREAEEASGVSCLRSPLMEVSSVSCERSPRLDEGTVGTASHRCPLEEPGLGHQSPGGVEEGGCVLGGRGHHDGLDPAVSITSQPKTEQEQGRRGQGEEERRESGWEERSSMETEVAEHLAHGLWSDLSSPPPSLLQDSLPETGPETGPETGPENILGSSSTLNPRSMSPKLDWLYLTSSTGDCPFLQGLDRGMDRGMDMGMDSGTDREMDRGTGSGDAQLPGCEGSSQSEKSPCVSSLSSGDDGDSDGFDTEGDSESCSYSQKARKLQLPFSVGQILALSRNDFQLTLRHQPLTREQLDFVHDVRRRSKNRTAARRCRKRKLDCIHNLECEIDKLRTEKDHLMSERTNLIQMKLKTWQSVSELCQGVCSESALSPEQLQVLASPYCPLSALIPPTDPASPGLDGLLQPLASLSACSSASEPLES